In Rubrobacter radiotolerans DSM 5868, the following proteins share a genomic window:
- a CDS encoding CRISPR-associated endonuclease Cas1 has product MSEVFVEGFGVSVGKKSERLVVKRKGEVIFERPFFEVERVIVCTEGATVSSSAVHECVKNGIPTPFQNC; this is encoded by the coding sequence ATGAGCGAGGTCTTTGTAGAGGGTTTCGGGGTTTCGGTGGGCAAGAAGAGCGAGCGGCTCGTGGTAAAGAGGAAGGGCGAGGTGATCTTCGAGCGGCCCTTTTTCGAGGTGGAGCGGGTGATCGTCTGTACCGAGGGCGCGACGGTCTCTTCGTCGGCGGTCCACGAGTGCGTAAAGAACGGCATCCCGACTCCGTTTCAAAATTGCTAA